atctcagAGCAATGTGGAATTTGTAGTCCCtgcttctacccattgaaatcagtgatgTAGGTCCCATAATCCAtcaggaaaagggaatgggacttaatataccacctttgtgtagttacaatcaaagcagttaacatattatgtatctggggcaatgctgggttacttgcccagagtcacaaggagctgcagtggggaattgaacccagttccctaggatcaaagtctgctgcactaaccactaggctactccttcaatcCAGGATGAGGTTGTAAGAAATCCAGGGCTGGCCTTTTGTCTCTCTCTTGGAATGGGGTACCTTGAAAACTGCATCCCTAGgtgtactctgggcaagtccattgcctcaggtacaaatttaaggctccttttacaaagaggtGCTACTGATTAGCTTCTCCACACTAATCAGTAgtgacactttgtaaaagaagccctctggGGCCAGCTGTACCTGAAtgttaactcaccttgaactactatgaCAAAAGGtgcaagctaaatccaaatacacTCAATCCTACTGTCAAGAGTTTAGAAATTGACTCCCCTCCCAAATAAAACTTTTCAGAAAGCAAAAATAAGATCAGAATATCACATGGTAAGATTTATCAAAGTGCATatggaaatatatttattttttacagcTCTGTAGGTAAACAGAACATAAATTTATAGAAAATAGATTTAAATTAATGCAATGATGAGTCaactggaaaaataaatataaactcaGTGTGCTCATTACATCCAAACATCTTGATTTGTCTTCTTGACAATAGAAAATTAATCTGAAATAGAATCAAAAGCTTTATACAGTGGAAGCCCCCTATAAACGCCCCCCACCCCCTCGAGTTTATCCCTGGAAACAGTCGTTcaggcttttgcccccttcaggCTGGTTTAATCCTCTTCACAGAGTGAAAATAAAGTTAGACCCTGGCTGGGGGCTTCTCTTCCTCTTGTGGAGCAGTTTCCCCACTACTCCCTGTAGTCACTGACTGGTGATTAAGTTCCTCTCAGGGACAGCGAGTTCATCTTTAAGTAGCTCTGCAAGCCAGGGACCTGCAAAGATTCCTCTTCTGAAATCTCTCAAGCCTAGAGAGATCCAACCCTGAAAAGTTTCAGACTTGGTCCCGAAGAGCTCTGCTTGTGACAGGACCGCCTCAGACAGCGGAATCGGAGTCACTGGAGTCCAGGCTGTGTCTCATCTTACAGCTGCTCAGTTTCTCTCTCTGCAGGTGCAGGTTCTGGGTACTTCTCCTGAGACACTCCAGAGACTGCAGGAAGGACTTTTTGGCTTTCTCCTCCTCCGCAGGGGAGAGCCCTTCCTCTTCCACCTCCTGGATCTCATCGAAGGTGACTGGTTGGGTTTTGAACCTGGAGTGCCTGGGTCTTCTCAGCTTGCTTCTGCCCTTGGGTGCTTTGGCTTGGATAGGCTGGGGAAATTCCTCATTCACACAAATAAAGTGGGGCCTTGCCTGCGCCTGGTagttaggcgtgattcccagCACCTCTGCTGACTTGCTAGCCATGGATCAGTTTCTTTCCAAAACAAAAAGGCAGGAAGCTGTTTGTTCAGTTACAGATCGCCTTttgctataaattaaaaaaacccaACTCGAACGTGCCAGCAATaaagtccctttttttttttcagaggacgCAGAGATTGAGTTTTGCAGTCACTTGCTGCTCAAATGTAGCAGGCTCCTTCCGCCTTGTTGATTGAATAGCTCTGCTCAGTCCTTTCCCTGTTGAGATTCTCTTCGAGGGCTTTGCTTAAAGCTGCCTCTCGCCTTAACAGTCCAAGAAGAAGCAGATCGTGTGCTGAATCCGGAGCTGCTGTTTCCCTGCTTTATATCCACATCTCCCTCCCACGGGCCGGTAGCGCAGTGACAGCTAATACCATTTAAAGCATGCGAGTCTGTTGTGCCTGGGCGCTGACGTCTTTCGGCGAATTGATTCAAATCGAAGAACCTTGGTCAGAGCGGTGAAAAGAACAACCAAATAAAAACTCTGATTCACAGATGTTGATTTCTGGATGAGGCTAAGTGCGAAGTTTCTGCTGTGTCAGTCTGGGATCTCCCTCTGTGTTTTGATTTGAACTGCCTGCCCAGTGCCCAGCTAGATCTATTACAGATAAATCGAAAGCAGCCCGGAGGGAGAGATTggaaagagaggggagggggatggtatttattttggggaaaaacaaCGTTAACTATTGTTCAGAGGCAGATGACTTCAAAAGCCAGCAGATAATGTATATCCTGAGGaggaaaaagacttttttttttttaagaaaatcacTTTCCTATGCttggtggcaggggcgtagccagacaacagattttaggtgggcctaggcaaaaagtgggtgggcaccaagtgttctccaccctcccccccaaaaaaaatatctcagctggcgggaaaacgcatctttccaccttgacagtctaCAGCAAGCGTgtgttgaaaactgagcatgtgcaggtgccggtatcatggatagggttaccatattttgtccccacaAAAGGAcgcatgccccgccccctttcacacctaccccgccccctttcatgccctcactccgccccctgtcacattttcccctcccccctgtcacacaccctgtcactccccctccccttacctggtggtctagtgacctctttggggcaggaaagagccccatctttcctgcccggagcgctgccctgcatgcatccttcctgttcgtgatctcggtgctaattcaaaatggccgccgagagttaaagtctcacgaggtcacgtcaactctcggcggccattttgaatcggtgccgagatcacgaacaggaaggatgcatgcagggcagcgctccgggcaggaaagagggggctctttcctgccctgaaggcggaagaggtcactagaccaccagggcagtagtaagtaaggggaggggaggctagcaatctgcccgtttgttcggatttctggacaaacgggcaggctggccgtcctataggacggcccgcccaccagcatGCCCGTTTGACTAGAAATCCGgataaacgggcagattggcaaaacccgcccggttgcccggacatgtcctcaaaaagaggacatgtccgggtacatccggacatatggtaaccctaatcatggagagcagcgttttcgttatcatcaggggaaagtcttcagctggcagagcttgggatccccaccagctaccactaaatgtgtgctactgttgggtgggcccacctgtggctatgccactgcttggtGGGCTGAGGGCCCCATGTGGAGGGATGCAGGGAGTCTGAGGTACCAGCTTCATCTCTCTTATAGGATGACCTGCGGCTCTGCTTGTCCCCTGCCCCTAAAAACAGACCTGCTGACAGTCTCCACTAGG
This portion of the Microcaecilia unicolor chromosome 4, aMicUni1.1, whole genome shotgun sequence genome encodes:
- the LOC115467969 gene encoding uncharacterized protein C11orf96 homolog — encoded protein: MASKSAEVLGITPNYQAQARPHFICVNEEFPQPIQAKAPKGRSKLRRPRHSRFKTQPVTFDEIQEVEEEGLSPAEEEKAKKSFLQSLECLRRSTQNLHLQREKLSSCKMRHSLDSSDSDSAV